TCTCCTGTTCTTAAATTAAAACGACGAATTTGACTAGGAGATACATAGATATCATCAGGACCAGCTAAATAAGAACAATCCGAAGATCTTAAAAAACCAAAACCATCTTGTAAAATTTCTAAAACACCATCTCCAAATATATCTTCTCCACTTTTAGAATGTTGTTTAAGAATAGAAAAAATAATATCTTGTTTACGTATACGAGCTAAATTTTCAAGACCAATCTTTTCACCTAAAATAATAAGTTTTGATACTGATGTATTTTTTAATACCGTAAGATTCATAATAGTGAATTTCTCAATCTATTTGGAAAAAAAACTATAAAATATTTTTTATATAAAAAAAAATACTATATATAGAATTACTTAATAATTCATATTGAATATATTATTTTTTTATGCAAAAAATATAATTATATTATTGTAAATAAAAGGTAAATATGAAAAAAATAATTAAAAAAATCAGTTTTTTATAATAAAATTATTTATTTTATTATATTTACCCGTATAAAAAAACAAACAAACTAAACAAAATAATTTATTTAATCTAATAATTTTTTATCTAAAAAATTTTTTAACTCTGTTTTAGATAAAACACCTATTTTAGTTCCTATAATCTTATTTTTATTAAATAATAATAAAGTAGGGATGCCCCGTATAGAATATTCAATAGGTATTTTTTTATTTGTATCAATATTTATCTTACCGATAAGAACTTTTTCTGAATATTCATTAGCAATTTCTTCTAAAATTGGTGATAATATTTTACAAGGTCCACACCAATCAGCCCAAAAGTCAACTAAAACAAATTTTTTTGCTAAAAAAACTTCTGTTTCAAAATTTTTATCTGTTAATTCAATAATTTTAGTAATTTTCATAAACATCCTAATATATATTTTTTATATATAAAAATAATTTTTACAATAATAATTATATGTGTTAAAAAAAATTGTAGTT
The window above is part of the Buchnera aphidicola (Cinara piceae) genome. Proteins encoded here:
- the trxA gene encoding thioredoxin; amino-acid sequence: MKITKIIELTDKNFETEVFLAKKFVLVDFWADWCGPCKILSPILEEIANEYSEKVLIGKINIDTNKKIPIEYSIRGIPTLLLFNKNKIIGTKIGVLSKTELKNFLDKKLLD